The following coding sequences lie in one Arachis ipaensis cultivar K30076 chromosome B05, Araip1.1, whole genome shotgun sequence genomic window:
- the LOC107643186 gene encoding probable fucosyltransferase 8 isoform X1: MEILDDAIDNMGLSNKKVSKLLLVLFIAIPLVFITIASMCKISNNFLPFEGFQKVLLGGKYQNNNIISMELEGRGIVQNMTHENLGGGGEEKNNTIEVFQGKVQNNCTASQGTVIGGGPKNNTQKLPTNDSKNSTTHDKFLDGLLASGFDESTCLSRYQSHLYRKPSNHKPSPYLISKLRNYEEFHKRCGPNSRAYKIAMQKITTLSSKTHHHQHHHNDNVDAAKCKYLVWTPANGLGNRMISIAAAFLFAVLTDRVLLVRFEADMNGLFCEPFHGSTWILPMNSPFWNHENVETYQSIVLAKVDKARNLTLDQLLLPYVLFINLQHTKEDPEIFFHCDHNQEALKKVIVLIVQSDQYFVPSLFMTPSFSHDMNKMFLEKDAVFHHVGRYLFHPSNEAWGQISKFYDAYLAKADERIGLQIRVFRPTFTPQQAVMDLLLSCATSNKILPEVDTRNPAGTTASNVGRNNHTLKAVVVASLYPEYGENLRSMYLKGPTITGEVIRVYQPSHEEKQKFNDNVHNIKALVDMYLLSLCDVLVTSSLSTFGYVAQGFGGLKPWLLYGLVSNETHFPPCLRDLSPEPCYHFPPQRQCNGNPKEHFATSFPHMFECKDYYRGVKLGDGVVH, translated from the exons ATGGAAATACTTGATGATGCAATTGACAACATGGGGTTGAGTAACAAAAAAGTTTCAAAGCTTCTACTTGTGCTTTTCATAGCTATTCCTTTGGTTTTCATCACAATTGCCTCAATGTGCAAAATCTCAAATAATTTTCTTCCTTTTGAGGGGTTTCAAAAGGTATTATTAGGAGGAAAATATcagaataataatattattagcaTGGAATTGGAAGGAAGAGGAATAGTCCAAAATATGACACATGAGAActtaggaggaggaggagaagaaaagaataaTACTATTGAG GTATTTCAAGGGAAAGTTCAGAATAATTGCACTGCTTCACAAGGAACAGTAATAGGTGGAG GGCCAAAAAATAATACACAAAAACTTCCAACAAATGATTCAAAAAATTCAACCACACATGACAAATTTCTTGATGGACTTTTAGCTTCTGGATTTGATGAATCAACATGCCTAAGCAGGTATCAATCCCATTTATACCGCAAACCTTCTAATCACAAGCCATCTCCATATTTGATATCTAAACTCAGAAACTATGAAGAATTTCACAAAAGATGTGGACCAAACTCTAGAGCTTACAAAATAGCCATGCAAAAAATAACAACCCTAAGTTCTAAAACACATCATCATCAGCATCATCACAATGATAATGTTGATGCTGCAAAGTGCAAATATCTTGTATGGACACCTGCAAATGGACTGGGAAATCGAATGATTAGCATCGCCGCCGCCTTCCTCTTCGCCGTCCTCACAGACAGAGTTCTGTTGGTAAGATTTGAAGCAGATATGAATGGCCTATTCTGTGAACCATTTCATGGGTCAACTTGGATTTTGCCTATGAATTCACCCTTTTGGAACCATGAGAATGTTGAGACATATCAAAGTATAGTGTTAGCTAAGGTGGACAAAGCTAGAAACTTGACATTGGATCAATTGTTATTGCCTTATGTTCTGTTTATTAATCTACAACATACAAAAGAAGATCCTGAAATCTTTTTTCATTGTGATCATAATCAAGAAGCTCTCAAGAAAGTTATTGTCTTGATTGTTCAATCAGATCAGTACTTTGTGCCTTCTCTGTTCATGACTCCATCTTTTAGTCATGATATGAACAAGATGTTCCTGGAAAAGGATGCCGTTTTCCACCACGTCGGCCGGTACCTTTTCCACCCTTCGAACGAGGCGTGGGGACAAATTAGTAAATTCTATGATGCATACTTGGCGAAAGCAGACGAGAGGATTGGACTACAA ATAAGAGTGTTTAGACCCACTTTCACTCCTCAACAAGCAGTTATGGACTTGCTTTTAAGCTGTGCTACAAGTAACAAGATACTTCCGGAGGTCGATACGCGAAATCCAGCCGGCACGACGGCTTCAAATGTGGGGAGAAACAACCATACTCTAAAGGCTGTTGTTGTGGCATCTTTGTATCCAGAGTATGGTGAAAATTTGAGAAGTATGTACCTTAAAGGACCAACTATTACCGGAGAAGTAATAAGAGTTTATCAACCAAGTCATGAAGAAAAGCAAAAGTTTAATGATAATGTGCACAACATAAAGGCATTGGTGGATATGTATCTACTAAGTTTATGTGATGTGTTGGTGACGTCTTCATTGTCTACTTTTGGGTATGTGGCTCAAGGTTTTGGGGGTTTGAAGCCTTGGTTACTCTATGGGTTGGTAAGTAATGAAACACATTTTCCACCTTGTCTTAGGGACTTGTCACCTGAGCCTTGTTACCATTTTCCACCTCAGCGTCAGTGTAATGGGAACCCCAAAGAACATTTTGCTACTTCCTTCCCACATATGTTTGAATGCAAGGATTATTACCGTGGAGTGAAGCTGGGTGATGGTGTAGTTCATTAA
- the LOC107643186 gene encoding probable fucosyltransferase 8 isoform X2 — protein sequence MELEGRGIVQNMTHENLGGGGEEKNNTIEVFQGKVQNNCTASQGTVIGGGPKNNTQKLPTNDSKNSTTHDKFLDGLLASGFDESTCLSRYQSHLYRKPSNHKPSPYLISKLRNYEEFHKRCGPNSRAYKIAMQKITTLSSKTHHHQHHHNDNVDAAKCKYLVWTPANGLGNRMISIAAAFLFAVLTDRVLLVRFEADMNGLFCEPFHGSTWILPMNSPFWNHENVETYQSIVLAKVDKARNLTLDQLLLPYVLFINLQHTKEDPEIFFHCDHNQEALKKVIVLIVQSDQYFVPSLFMTPSFSHDMNKMFLEKDAVFHHVGRYLFHPSNEAWGQISKFYDAYLAKADERIGLQIRVFRPTFTPQQAVMDLLLSCATSNKILPEVDTRNPAGTTASNVGRNNHTLKAVVVASLYPEYGENLRSMYLKGPTITGEVIRVYQPSHEEKQKFNDNVHNIKALVDMYLLSLCDVLVTSSLSTFGYVAQGFGGLKPWLLYGLVSNETHFPPCLRDLSPEPCYHFPPQRQCNGNPKEHFATSFPHMFECKDYYRGVKLGDGVVH from the exons aTGGAATTGGAAGGAAGAGGAATAGTCCAAAATATGACACATGAGAActtaggaggaggaggagaagaaaagaataaTACTATTGAG GTATTTCAAGGGAAAGTTCAGAATAATTGCACTGCTTCACAAGGAACAGTAATAGGTGGAG GGCCAAAAAATAATACACAAAAACTTCCAACAAATGATTCAAAAAATTCAACCACACATGACAAATTTCTTGATGGACTTTTAGCTTCTGGATTTGATGAATCAACATGCCTAAGCAGGTATCAATCCCATTTATACCGCAAACCTTCTAATCACAAGCCATCTCCATATTTGATATCTAAACTCAGAAACTATGAAGAATTTCACAAAAGATGTGGACCAAACTCTAGAGCTTACAAAATAGCCATGCAAAAAATAACAACCCTAAGTTCTAAAACACATCATCATCAGCATCATCACAATGATAATGTTGATGCTGCAAAGTGCAAATATCTTGTATGGACACCTGCAAATGGACTGGGAAATCGAATGATTAGCATCGCCGCCGCCTTCCTCTTCGCCGTCCTCACAGACAGAGTTCTGTTGGTAAGATTTGAAGCAGATATGAATGGCCTATTCTGTGAACCATTTCATGGGTCAACTTGGATTTTGCCTATGAATTCACCCTTTTGGAACCATGAGAATGTTGAGACATATCAAAGTATAGTGTTAGCTAAGGTGGACAAAGCTAGAAACTTGACATTGGATCAATTGTTATTGCCTTATGTTCTGTTTATTAATCTACAACATACAAAAGAAGATCCTGAAATCTTTTTTCATTGTGATCATAATCAAGAAGCTCTCAAGAAAGTTATTGTCTTGATTGTTCAATCAGATCAGTACTTTGTGCCTTCTCTGTTCATGACTCCATCTTTTAGTCATGATATGAACAAGATGTTCCTGGAAAAGGATGCCGTTTTCCACCACGTCGGCCGGTACCTTTTCCACCCTTCGAACGAGGCGTGGGGACAAATTAGTAAATTCTATGATGCATACTTGGCGAAAGCAGACGAGAGGATTGGACTACAA ATAAGAGTGTTTAGACCCACTTTCACTCCTCAACAAGCAGTTATGGACTTGCTTTTAAGCTGTGCTACAAGTAACAAGATACTTCCGGAGGTCGATACGCGAAATCCAGCCGGCACGACGGCTTCAAATGTGGGGAGAAACAACCATACTCTAAAGGCTGTTGTTGTGGCATCTTTGTATCCAGAGTATGGTGAAAATTTGAGAAGTATGTACCTTAAAGGACCAACTATTACCGGAGAAGTAATAAGAGTTTATCAACCAAGTCATGAAGAAAAGCAAAAGTTTAATGATAATGTGCACAACATAAAGGCATTGGTGGATATGTATCTACTAAGTTTATGTGATGTGTTGGTGACGTCTTCATTGTCTACTTTTGGGTATGTGGCTCAAGGTTTTGGGGGTTTGAAGCCTTGGTTACTCTATGGGTTGGTAAGTAATGAAACACATTTTCCACCTTGTCTTAGGGACTTGTCACCTGAGCCTTGTTACCATTTTCCACCTCAGCGTCAGTGTAATGGGAACCCCAAAGAACATTTTGCTACTTCCTTCCCACATATGTTTGAATGCAAGGATTATTACCGTGGAGTGAAGCTGGGTGATGGTGTAGTTCATTAA